CACAGCATTCGTAGTGCTGAGTGTTTTTCTCACGCGTGTATAAACGTATTTCAGGATTGTCGATTTGCCAGCACCAGGCTTGCCACTCAACCATAAGAAACCATGATGCTCACTAAGCTTTGCTGAGTCAATCCAGGCGAGATACTCAGGGCTTTGAAGAAACCATTTGCATGTTGCTGTATAGGCAGCTTTGATGTTTGATTGGCGAGAATCGATTTGTTCGAAATTCAGACTGCCTAAAAACTGTTGCCACCAATCTTTCAAAGGCCCTTCATCTGTTATGTCACTGTTAGCGATGACACCGTAGGATAAGGAGAAACCCAGCATAGCCTACCAGCCCTGGACTCAACAGCTTGCACTGCCATTTTCGTTGCCTCTTTAGTGGTCGGTATGGTATTCAGAAACTCTTTGGCATATGCcgccgctgttgctgctgcgtaTTCTTGCCACTGTTTATTCTTGTGCGAGTCTGAATAATCGCAAATTCCCCGGATTATTAAATACGGGAAATTCATCAAGCCAGCTGCCTCCATCTCAAAACATGCAACCTGAAGTTCTCGAGCGATCTTATCTCGCGTGATCCCGTGCTTCATGACCTGATTGCTGGATGCAATGGCCTCGTAGTGGATTTTCGGGCGGAGGTTTGTTCTTGGAAGACGATGCACCAGCATAGACGCATCGCATTCATCGcagctggctgcagcagaatcGTGTTCAAAATCGGCCTGAAAAAGTCGATCTTGGACGTTCGGACGAGCATATGTGGCCATCTCGGGATACTTGTTATACATCTCTTGAAGAATATCGGGCACCGTAGTGGGTGTCACTTCGTGAATCGCGCGAACTTTTGCGACGTAAGCCAATAATTTCGGCGGAGGGATGGTCGGAATCCCCGTCCGCTCAATTTGGCCGTCGCCGACAATTTTACCAAGATCGTATTGCATCACACGGCTGCCAACCACAATATCGCCAAGTCGAAGATCCAACTTGCCCGGGGCGCCACCTCCGATTCCCACCATTAGATGTATTTCGATAGATGGGAAGCTCCTTTCTATATTGCTCgcaacagtagcagcatTATTCGTCCCATAGTGGCCGGCGGGCAAGCTTGCTATAACGATATTATGATGTCCAATACTACCCAGTGTATATGTATTGATATCGTTCCGTGCCTGGGGCAAGTCGTCATGGATGCAGTCCAACATGGCACGCGCAGCTGCAGTTTCGATATGAAGTGCACAGATCCAGCTGACGGTGTAGTCTCCAGGCTGATATCGAAACTTTTTTTGTCGCTTAACAGTGTCAGACAATCGATCGGTTTCATCTTCGCTTCGAAGTCTCGTTCGATTATTCATTGTGAGGAATGTTTGTTTTGACTTGCACGCAAGACGTGCAACAGCTGTAGCACAAAAAAGTGCGTTATCGTGATACTGTCGGGGTATGACAATGACAGGACGAGGCTTCGGCTGTTTCCTCGAAATCGGAGAGATTGGCTTGCCGTACTTGAATTTTTATCTGTTCGTTGGTGACAGTTcgagaaaataaaattcaGCACTGAGAAGTACCCAAATAAGACGATTAGGCCGCGATCAGGCTTTCGCAAGGCAGACAACGTCCTGTACATGTGCATATAGTACTTACCGCTTTCATGTGAGGCGCAGTGTTACACCAGGCGAAGCCGCCAAATAGACACATGGCACGTGTAACTTCCTCGAGCGAAAACGATGTATTCAAATCGGAAGCCTAAACTAATTGCATAGGCACGTATATGTGAATATTTCAACCTGGTTACGATTAATATTGACATAGACATATAGTGACCAAGTGTCAGTCTCTTACTAAGGTACTGGCGATAGGACAGAGTAAGCCCAGTTCGTAGCAGATAGTAGCAGTAAAGAATTTATATCCgcaatatatatatatatatataaagagcAATTAATGGCGAATATGGGAAAATACAGCTATACGAAGATAGCTAGAAGCATCAACAGTGCTTGAGAGCATAGGACATACGTATATTCTGGCTTTTGTACTTAACGATGATGACGTCCTCGCCAATTGCACAGAGAACTCCAGGAGGTACACCGCCAGCCTGATCGATGGAGCCTGATATCTATTTTGTGCATCTGTCTAAAAATTTGAGTTTCTATTTCTTCTCGATAATTCGAGGGAGAACCTTTGGATGAACCTTTTCGCGGAGTAAGCTAGGTGGACCCCGCGTTGAGTATAGACCATGCTTCAGCTTTCCCATGCCTCTTCTGACCACCAGTGGACAAGGGCATGCGCGTGAATGACAAACGctgagacaagaaaaaaagcggcAATGCCAAATCATGCTTGATGGATCAAACTACTTACCTGGTGCCAAGCTTTATTGCAGTGACCTGCGCCGCTTGTCGTTGGCTGTGTACGAGTCCAAGTACTCGGATTGCTTTTCGATCACcaaaagaattatttacgCTCTGTGTTTTGAGAAGCCCCTTTGTATTATGCCCGATGAACTCTATCTGTGCATTTTGTGAGATTGACGCAAGACAGGCAGATACAAATCCCCAGAGTCAATTGATCAGAAGCTcattccccccttttccaTCGTCCCACGTGGGAAGCACATCTCCAGCCCTTCCTGCGTCCCATGGGCAAAAATTATCCTTGTGCCCATCTGGTATCACCGTTGTAGTCCTGCAAACCGAGCGATAGTAGATGTAATAAGCCGCAAATGACATCGGGACAACGTTCGTCTGCAACTGCGGGCCGTTCCCAGCAAAAGCCCAAGATGGCCACGTAGTCGATAGACCTAAGAAATAGATGGGCTTCCGGTTTATCAACACTCCTGTCAGATATAAAATCCTCGGTGACTTAAGACGCCTTCTTGGCACACCCGAATGCTTCCCTAGAtaatgcagcagcagcacataGAGTGGGTAGCAATATTCTCGTATCGAACTGGCCCTGCTCAAAAAGGTGTAGCAGTCGATATAAAATTGGACAACAACGTTTGGGTGCTTGTCTTGGGCATGCCGCATTCTCGAATCTGTAGCGTATCCGCCTAATGCTACATGCACACGCGCCTGCCTTTCTGCTGCCCACCGCCACACGTTTTCCGTGATGTACCAAGCAATTGTCGTCAAATACATTGATTGCATACCTACGCAGTAAGGGGGACACGTACGTCGATGGTATGAAGAttcgtcctcttctctttctcctcttcttccatctgctTGACGAGATGcccatctcttctccgcaGCTCTTTCCAGGCCAAACTGGTCGTCATGACGCTTCCTGCCATGCTCGTGCCCAGTTCTCTTTCCTCCCCTTCCTCGTGATGTGAGTGCCTCAGGCTGGTCATGCCATTCACCGCGCTCGACATGCGCGTGCCTGCCTTTCTGTCAGCTCTTGCCATCTCTCCGTGCCGTAATTCTCGCTTAGCATATTTCGTTGTGAATACGTACTCTGTCGCATAAATATCcattcttttcctctcctctcttatttttcttcttcttctttttcttcagtAGTAATAGTATTGTCAAGAGGACAAGCCGGCTCATCACTGACGTTCAAGATGTCGGGATGGGGGTTGACATTGCCAAGGCCCTGCGTGAGGCGACTAACACCTTGGGATGATCAGCTACTTTGGTAAGTACTGCGGCACAATTTTTGATTTGTTTTCTCGTGCCCCTGGTATTACACTCCCTCCAGGTGGCgcggctttttttttttttttttttcattgcATTCAGCGGCTTGTCCGTTgatgcgaagaagaaaacatgcTGGCTTTGCCtcctttcctctttgtcgcttttcgtcgtcctcatcgccctcCTCCCCTATTGTTTTGTCGATGAACGCACGACCGGTCAACCAGCCATTCATCAACGCCCCGGGACCGCGGTGGTCCTTTGTACCAGGTATTTCCGGTGCGATATGGTCATGATGCAGTGGCAGGCTTGGGATGGATGTGGTGAAGGAGTTGGGACGGGACTGGTGGTCTGGATagggaggggaaaggggAGCATTTATTGTACCTACTTGTGGTCGGGGCTTATGCGTCAATACGAGGCATCAGGTAAACGACCAAGTGTGTGTTACCCCGCCGCCATGATTATACAAGTTGTTCGCGTATTCTCTGCACACGCCTCCAAAACTCTAGATTGCGCCTTGGCACCAACCCACTGTTTGCCTTATCTCCCAGATATCGTGTAGCCTTGGATCAAAATGTACGGGCAGATATCTCGGCCAAGTGTCCTCGCATAGAGTGAGGGCGATGTGGCTAAACTCTACACACAACACCGCACGTAGGCACCAGCAGCCTCCTGAAAGGGGCTTGGAAAAGCTATATAGTAATCGGCTCAATTGTAGATCGTAGAGTGTGTATCCCAAGTTTTATCAGCAGCGTCATGAGGCTTCTTTCGTCCTTCTAAAGATAAAAACGCCACTGGCCGAGAACGTAGAAAATGTCTGCGGGTATGGAGTACTATGTTCGATATGTTGGTACAAAGACTCCATTCTCTGTTTCCAAGTAGATATTCGGCTGGATGGGCGCATTCGTACGTTAATTTTGGCCAGGGCTTCATTTATCTGCATGCGTCGTGATTGACGAACTCTTTTTTCCACTGCGTCATCGCATTACATGCGTATATTTTATCTACCAGGATATGACCGTGTCAGATGTGGGATGCGTGTTTTCTTCATAGGTGCACATGGCTACTATCGgtatcagcagcatcagtagcatcagtagcatcagtaaTTCACTCGGTTCTTCGGTGGAGATATGTTGCAGCCACTTCTATGCGATCTAGATTAGTGGAGGCAATTCGGCACAGTATCTAACCTTGAGCGTTTTGTaaaagaggctgctgctagccAAGAATTCTAACCGACCTCTGAATACGTTTTGGGGAGCTTTTTGCGATGCCGTAGGTCGAGATCATATTCATTCTTCTCCCCTCGTGTAACCttttcaccttttttttatcatcTGTTGCTCGGATTACTTTGTACTGATTCATCGTCTTTTACTCAAATTATAATTTGTTCCACCTTGATCAAACCGAGGTCCCAACATAAATCGCGGAATCATGTTTCTCATTTTAGTATcagctctccttcttctttcggcCGTAGATGCGAAAAAGTCACCAACGAGAATGAAGCCCAATCCGCTGACGAAGCAAAGTCCCTTCTATCTTGAAGACTTTGCGCTGCTCGATGTTGTCGAAAAAACAACCATCGACCCATACCTGTATCTGAAACAGCCAGAATTCGGAAATCCGAGTCGTCTCGAGTGCCTTCCTGTACGAATCGCTGTACTTCTCTAATTCCATTCCAAAAGCTAACGGCTCCATAGAATGAAGAAGGCCGGGTAGATTTTCTGGGCTGCGTCAATGTCAATAGCAAATGGCATGAAATGGTAGATAGAGACGGCAACATcatcctcaaggccggcCAGTGCAAATCCGTCTCGCAGCAATGCTGCCAATGCACCATCTGCGCGCCAAAGTCCGACATTGTCTTGACGCCCGACCGGATATCAAAACTTTTGTTTTGGAAGTTCTCCGATGTCTGCCTCTATGCGCACCAGGGGGCAGTCTACGTCAATGACAACTGGGATTTTATGGCGATCACAGCAAGACCCCCCAGATGCTATGCAAAGGGGCATCGACCAGATCCGGCCAAAAAGCCACAGTCTGATGAATGAATCATCTTGTGCTCTCTTCGACAAGCTTTGTCCGCGCTGGTGGCCACAGTGGTATCGACGAGGATATCTGTTGGTCAAACGAGGTCCTCCATGGATCTTGTCACCTTTTGCTTGAGCTTTGCAAAGTTGATCTTGTGGGTCATTGGGTCGTCGATGCTTTGTTCCCAGAGCTCGAACATGAACTGATGCAGGCCAAAATCAGCCACCGCCGATACTCACAATCGTGATGAGCGGGAGTAagagtctgctgctgctgctgctgctgctgccactatTATAACGACTACGACGACTATGACGACCATAATGACtattaaaactattattacttttattagtATATTACTACCACTATCATAGTTTTACTTTCTACATTTGcaattaacttttatatttctgGCGCACATTGTTCCAGAAGCTAGATTCCTCGGATGCCAGTTGGCCAAAGGCTGGTATAGGCAGAAATGCCAATGGTACTTGGTATTGGAGAACGCGAGCATTTTAAGTCAAGGTAAGTGGAAGTAGTAAGAGTCCAAATTCGTGCCTATTGCTTCTCGTCGAGATGCTCCAGATAACTCGTGAATGttcaagggggggggggttagGATGAGCTCACAAATAGCTGGGTTAACCTGGAGATAAAGTCGAGAGAGTTGTTCGACTATGAAGAACCCTGCTGCTCGCGCAATTTAGAAAAACACCATCGCCCATTCTTTGAAGTCCGCACTGTCTTTGCAGTTTTAAGCAGCGCATCAAAGTATATTAAGTGTAGCTATTGTCGTTGCGTAGCCAAGATGGTATTGAAGACATAGTGCTATGGTCCAGTTGACATATAGCAATAATTAAACTATAAATACACAAAGTAACTGTTTGATTGAGCTATAGCCGGGATGTTGAACTATACATAGAATTGAGGTGCTCGATTACTTTCCCCCATAAAATCATCGGATGCTTGCATTCAGTAGTGTCTGTCCCACTCAGAGCCTCTTTCAAACCACCTTCAGGCTAAGTGACATCAGCTCAAACATGCACAGGAAAAGCAAATTTCGATATCGGAAATCGTTTGAAAatttaactattattatcAACAATGATCATTCATGATATTCTACATATTTTACATGCCATCATACATGCTAGCAATTCGCTACTAGCCCCCACTCTCTCATGATAAACACGCGCAATTGGAGTACAGGCTGAAACAACCGACACGACTACAGCACTTTATTTCTCCGAGTTTTGCGTGTGACTTCGCACGTCGCTGATATCTCCAACTTCATTCTGGTGCTGCTTGGTGGGGGTCCACTTGCTCGACGTGATGGGGTTGACGTGCTGCACGTACATGGTGTCAATCTCCTCGAGAGTTCGGTCCTTGGActcgatgacgaagaagaagacaatcAGGACAAGCGCAGCACAGCAACCAGCGAAGATGAGGCCGTAGAAGTAGTCGATGTCGTCGGTAATGAATCGGGTGCTAAATCGCGACTATTAGCTAGAGTCTTCACAAGCATCAAAAGAGCAATGGCAACTTACAAGAATGAGATCATAAAGTTCCAGAACCAGTTGGAAGCGGTCGCAATACCCATGCAGACACTTCGGTATCGAATGGGATACAGCTCGGCGTTGACGGTCCAAACCAGCGGTCCCCAGCTGACGGCGAAAGCAGCAATAGCCAGGCAGGAGAATGTAACCAGGGCAGATCCAGCCTTGGGGGTGAGCATCGGGTTCTCGTGGTCGAGGGCAAAGTGGCCGACAAAAGCGTAGACACTTTTAGTTTGTTAGTACAATACAGAGTCTTGACACTTTCAAGGTTGAAGTAGACTTACAGGAAGcacatcatcatccaagCAGCACCGGTCATGAGGATAACACGGCGACCGAAGCGGTCAATGATCCAGAGACCAATGATTGTGCAGAATACGTTGACGGATCCGAGGATAATCTGGGTGACGTAGCTGTTGCTGATACCAGTGGCAGCAAAGACCGTGGTAccaaagtagaagaagaagttggctCCAGTCAGCTGCTGGCCGGCCTGGAGAACAATTCCGAGAGTGGTACGGTAGAGCATGCGAGGGGCGGTGAAAATCTCTGTCCATTTGAACGCCTCAGTGTGCGCATTCTCCTCGTCAACCTTTTCTTGAATGTCGGCAATTTGCTTGTTGACGACATCAGAGTTGGGAGGGAGGCCAATGAGCCGGGCAATGGTTTGGCGAGCCTCATCAACGCGACCACGGCTGTAGGCAAATCGGGGACTCTCAGGAAGGAAGAGAACACCAGCACCgagagccagagcccagGCAAAAGTAAGACCGTTGGGGATTCTCCATGAAGCGCTGTTGCCCCTGGCCTCGGTTCCCCAGTTGACCATTTCAGCGGTCCAGATACCCAGGGTAATGAGCAGTTGGTACGATGAGACAATGACACCACGGATCAGGGCGGGAGTACTCTCTGACTGGTACATGGGGACGACGACAGATAGGGCACCGATGCTGACACCAGTGACGAGACGGCCGATAGCAAACTGAACCCAGTgggtggaggaagagatcTCAATGATGACACCAATGCAAGTAAAGAAGGCGaacatggagatggagagacgACGACCGATGGTATCTGCCATCTTACCGGCAATTAAAGCACCAATCAATGAACCAATGCAGAGAAGACCGACGATGGTGCCCTGGCGAGCAGCGCTGAAGGTGTACGATCCATCGCTTTGTAACGCTCCGAAGCGGCTGGCATAGTCTTCCATCAGGAAGAAGCCAGAGATTTGACCACTGTAAGACAAGTATAATTAGTATCATGATCAAGTTGGCAGACATCAAGTGTCATCGCTGTAGATGTCACTGCTATCAAGTGTCTGTCATCGAGGAGTGCCTTACCTGACATATCCGAAAATGAAACCACCAACACTGGCAACAGCGCCCAGCGCACACGCCAGCACCGTGACCTTTCCTTCAGCGTGGATCTGAGAACCCTCCTCGCTGCTGGTCGAGTTGCCTCGCTTGGGCTCCTCCACGGGAGCAGAggcttgtttcttgttgAATAACCCCATGATGCTACTCGCAAACCATTCACAAAACGCTTCGATTCAATGCTTGCGTGTGATTCACGAACAGTGCAGGAGGAATATGGGCTTGGGTATTTAGAGATCGGGGAAATTGTCTGATAGATAAACTAGTCTGTGAAAGCTAGTAGCTACTCCTATGAGTGACGATAGAGCTTGCAATCCAAGGCTGGCAAAAGGGATAGTCCCACAGAGCCATATAAAACCTTGAAGCACTCGCGTCCATCTCGGTGTCTTTGCGGGCCGCTGGAGAATGAAGGCAATAATCAACGGTCCCGTGGTTTGGACCATCAGGTGGAACTGGACCGATCCTTATAGGCACATCTCCTGTTCAATGCGGCTGCCATCACGGTGTTGATGAGGCTGATTCGGAGAAATTCATCGGGGATATTCAACGAACCATTGCCGCTTCTGGCGCTGCACAGATCAGGCCGAGTCATGGATCGTCTTTCGAGCGCTCCACCAGGCCCAGCAAACCGCAGCTCGGCACGGAATGTCCGGCCAGCACTACCGAGACTAAGTCCTTCATCTGCCGCGTCTAAGAGGCTGTCAAGCTGCCAGAAACGCCCGTCCCGTTCCCACTTTCGGTGCCCACTGTTTGTGCCCACTCTGCGCTGAGCTGATGGAACATGAACAACATTAAACGCGCAGCAAAGCGTCGTGGAACTTCGTATTTCCTGTATCCATATAACGTGATCTCCACTGAAGGATTCAAGAAGAAATTTTCTGCTCGGCCCACGATGAGGCTCGTCATCAGAtgtcttggctcttggcGTTGGTGATTCGTCAGGACACAGTTGCGGAAATGAGATGAACCATGCTCTTTGTCTTGCGAGTTCCTCTTTGATGCTACCGCACTGCGGCAAATTCCGTGAcaatttttctctttcctctttgacAGCACTCATCACGTTGAGCATCACATTATGCGGAATCAGAACACCGTATCGACTGCTTGAAGTGAGGTGAATCACGATGGCAACGAGCGTAAACTGCCACAACCACGTTTATTAGTACATGAAGTAAAGAACAGCATCCTGCGTTTGGCGAGGTTGCGATGGAGCAGAATCGCCAATTCCTAAAAGTGAATATCGTGAAGCTTTTCTATCAGCAACTCGACAAATCTTCCTCGTGTGCGTGCATAGTCGCTTTATGGTTGTGAAAGGCTCGGCACGGCACGGAGCATTATTTATCGACTGCATAATCTGCAACAGCCGAGAGATTCGGCGAAAAATCCTTCTGGAAAGCTGTCCGACGATAAGGCTAGCCAGTACGGGTATGGCGGCGATCTGAGATCACGTTAGCCTCTGACGTCATAGATATGGACAGAAGATAAGATATGATAAGATGATAAGACGATAAGATATGCTTACATAAGGTAAAATCGCAATTGAGTAATGAGAACGGAAAATGAGCCCCAGAGATGTCTGTGGATCCGTGTATGGAGACAACTCAACGTCGTGTTTAGAGTCGAGGTATACAGACGTGTtatatgtttttttatttctttctttcgtctcttcttctctgttaTATCCGTGGCTGAATTAGAATGCTTACAATATTTTGCACGTAGGCAATTCTATTAGCCGATTACCTCATATACCGCCGTAGCAAGCTAAAATGCGGAGGCGGATGTCCGTTTGTGAGGGCGTCCCCAATGGGGAAAGAAGACACTAAGCATCAAGGAAAACACCAAGTTTCGTGCCTTTCCTCCCATTAAGCCAATGGTGGCTTTGGAAGTTCAAAGTTCACggaagccattgccgagTCATCAGCGGCGTGTAGTGGCAATATTGACCAGCAAGGTCAGCCTGTACCATGGGCACTTTAATACGTATAATCACCAAAGGGGGCAAGATTAGCCGCGTTGATGTCAGGTTGACGCTAGACAACTTCGACCTCAATGTGTTGCTATACAGTTGATTATTGGATTAGAATATCGGAGCATACTCGGGTTTCAAGCTTCATCTCTACTGGCAATTGAGTGATGTGCGGAAGCTCTTGTGCGCGTCATTGGCGCAATCACTAACAAGAACTTTGAGACTTACAAGGCAAAAcgaaacttatatatacctacatCCACATCCTCACAATGATCCAAAACAACAATAGCGACCACAGCATCAACCACATTGACTGTAACTAAACCAAGCATCAAACCAAAGCCTTTACACAACCATGTCTGATCCCAACAACCCCAACATCAAGACCAGAACCACTCCTCAGTGGTCGCTCTACCAGCGAGAATCTTTCTGGGATGCAAACAATGGAAAATATGGCCTCTTCAACACTGGTAAACTTTCACGACATCTCATTTGCTAGCGATTCTCACTGACACTCATCAAGATCCCGCTGAAATTGAGAAGCTTGCAAAGGAGAAGCTCTCGCAGGGTGGCTGGTACTATTCCTCTTGCAATGCTGGAGTGTCTTGGACCCATCTTTCCAACCGACAGGCTTTCTACCGACACCGAATTGTCCCTCGCATGCTCGTCGACACCAATCTGAGAGACACTGCAACCGAGATTTTCGGCCACAAGGTATCTGCTCCCATTGGATTCGCTCCCATTGGCATCAACCGCATCTACCATCCCACTGGCGAGCTGTCCGTGGCCAAAGTAGCCCAGGAGCTCAACCTCGCATACTGCCTGTCTTCTGCCGGAAGTTACAGCATCGAAGACGTTGCAAAGGCCAATGGCTCTGGGCCTCGCTTCTTCCAACTCTACCAGAGCCCCGACGACGAGCTCTGCCTCTCCATGCTCCAGCGCGCTTTTGACAATGGATTCGACGCCTGTATGCTCACCACGGATACCTGGTCTCTTGGCTGGCGCCATAACGATGTGTTCACTGGAAACTATGCATTTTACCATGAGCACGGAGCTGGTGACCTTGGTCTTCAAGACCCCGTCTTCCAGAAGCGTCTTAAGGAGGCAGGAATCGACCCAGCCAAGAATCCCAAGGAAGCGGGTGCAAAGTGGATTGATGAGAACATCTGGCACGGCCGCGCCATTACttgggagaagatgaagtggaCTATGGAGCAGTGGAAGAGAATCAGTGGAGGACGCCCATTCTGCCTGAAGGGCATTCAGAGCGTGGaagatgccaagaaggcAGTTGAGCTGTGAGTTTACTCAAACATTCTGTCTAACATTGTGAAATTATAACAAGGCTGACCTTATCAGTGGCGTTGACGGCATTGTCGTATCAAACCACGCTGGACGACAGGTCGACGGAGGTATCTCATCTCTTGACGCTCTTGAGAAGattgtcgatgccgtcggAGACAAGATCTACGTAAGCTGCATATTCCATCAACCCCACATAAACATATTATGGCTAACCAAATCTGAACCAGATCATGTTCGATTCCGGAGTCCGATCTGCCGCCGACGCTTTCAAGGCGCTCGCCATCGGCGCCAAGTTTGTCTTCATCGGCCGCCTTTGGGTGTGGGGTCTCAGCATTGCCGGCGAGCATGGCGTGCGACATGTTTTGAAGAGTCTGTTGGCCGAGTTTGACATCTTGATGGAAGTGGGTGGCTTTGTCAAGGTGCAGGATATTAATCGTGGCTGCATCGACTCGTTGCCCAACTCGTCCAACTTGATTGCCGAGCACTCGCAGATCTAATAGACCGGCTCGGAGGGGAAACGGCTGAAATCGCTTTCACGGTTAATCTTTAGATACAGTTTCCTAATTTAGTTATAGAAGAACTCCACATAGAAACATGATAACATCTATCACATTAGTTGAATCTGCTATTCACTTGAAGTTGCAATCCTCGTAGTTTTAGAAGCCACCGTAAAGTCCCATTTATAGGAAACCACGGCACCAGCAAACCCTAATGCAAATGGAAATAGCACAGATTTTTCaactataaataataatatctttaagtatttttacCTATATTTAAATGTGATGATATGGCGTTGCGTTGCATAACGTGTCTGCTGCCTTCTCGAGCCAAGATGAGTACTGCAAAAAGCGAGTGTTGGTATATTTGGCCTAGCTGTCATCAAATAAGACAATTAACCAAGATAAGTTATCATGTATGCTCTGGCATCATATACTCCAAGGCAGAATTTCAAGGGCTGCATCTCAAGGCGGC
This portion of the Trichoderma atroviride chromosome 6, complete sequence genome encodes:
- a CDS encoding uncharacterized protein (EggNog:ENOG41~SECRETED:SignalP(1-17)) is translated as MFLILVSALLLLSAVDAKKSPTRMKPNPLTKQSPFYLEDFALLDVVEKTTIDPYLYLKQPEFGNPSRLECLPNEEGRVDFLGCVNVNSKWHEMVDRDGNIILKAGQCKSVSQQCCQCTICAPKSDIVLTPDRISKLLFWKFSDVCLYAHQGAVYVNDNWDFMAITARPPRCYAKGHRPDPAKKPQSDE
- a CDS encoding uncharacterized protein (TransMembrane:12 (i36-57o87-107i119-136o142-166i173-192o212-231i304-329o335-356i363-382o402-424i436-459o465-487i)), which encodes MGLFNKKQASAPVEEPKRGNSTSSEEGSQIHAEGKVTVLACALGAVASVGGFIFGYVSGQISGFFLMEDYASRFGALQSDGSYTFSAARQGTIVGLLCIGSLIGALIAGKMADTIGRRLSISMFAFFTCIGVIIEISSSTHWVQFAIGRLVTGVSIGALSVVVPMYQSESTPALIRGVIVSSYQLLITLGIWTAEMVNWGTEARGNSASWRIPNGLTFAWALALGAGVLFLPESPRFAYSRGRVDEARQTIARLIGLPPNSDVVNKQIADIQEKVDEENAHTEAFKWTEIFTAPRMLYRTTLGIVLQAGQQLTGANFFFYFGTTVFAATGISNSYVTQIILGSVNVFCTIIGLWIIDRFGRRVILMTGAAWMMMCFLVYAFVGHFALDHENPMLTPKAGSALVTFSCLAIAAFAVSWGPLVWTVNAELYPIRYRSVCMGIATASNWFWNFMISFFTRFITDDIDYFYGLIFAGCCAALVLIVFFFVIESKDRTLEEIDTMYVQHVNPITSSKWTPTKQHQNEVGDISDVRSHTQNSEK
- a CDS encoding uncharacterized protein (EggNog:ENOG41) yields the protein MSDPNNPNIKTRTTPQWSLYQRESFWDANNGKYGLFNTDPAEIEKLAKEKLSQGGWYYSSCNAGVSWTHLSNRQAFYRHRIVPRMLVDTNLRDTATEIFGHKVSAPIGFAPIGINRIYHPTGELSVAKVAQELNLAYCLSSAGSYSIEDVAKANGSGPRFFQLYQSPDDELCLSMLQRAFDNGFDACMLTTDTWSLGWRHNDVFTGNYAFYHEHGAGDLGLQDPVFQKRLKEAGIDPAKNPKEAGAKWIDENIWHGRAITWEKMKWTMEQWKRISGGRPFCLKGIQSVEDAKKAVELGVDGIVVSNHAGRQVDGGISSLDALEKIVDAVGDKIYIMFDSGVRSAADAFKALAIGAKFVFIGRLWVWGLSIAGEHGVRHVLKSLLAEFDILMEVGGFVKVQDINRGCIDSLPNSSNLIAEHSQI